Genomic DNA from Pelosinus sp. UFO1:
ATGCCCCTGCATGTAGCTTCCCAATTAGCTGAATGTTTGAAAGAACGCCAGTTACGCCGTGTAGGTGAAGATGTGCAGCGTAGTTTTGATATTCGTATCATTGCAGCCTGCGATAGTGATTTGAAACGCTTAACAGAAAAGGGAGTTTTCTTTGCACCTCTATATGAGATCATCTCAAAAAGTATGATTCGCATTCCACCCCTGCGGGCGCGACGTGAAGACATCCCTTTGCTGGCAGAACATATTATTGAAGAATTGGCGGAGCAGCATAATATGCCAGTAAAGGAACTACTGAGCGAGGCAAAAGAGCTTTTGATGTCATATGAATGGCCTGGTAACATTAAACAGTTACAAGGAGTGGTAGAGCAGGCCTTCTTTAATACAGAAGGAAGTAAAATTGCTTTGAAGGATATTAGCCTGCTTGGTGAGACGGGCATTAGTTCTGCTTGGAAAGAAGATAAAGAGATCTTTGTAGAGGCATGGAAGGTTGCCGGTGGTAACATTAGCCGTTTAGCGAATATGTTAGATGTTAGTCGTGTTACGTTGTACAGATATTTGAAAAAATTTGGTTTAGATAAAGAATAGAGGATATAGGTGGTATAGGAATGCGACTAAGAAGAAAGCCGTGGGTAGACGCGGCCTTAGAAGAATATAAAGATATCGTAGTAATAAAAGAAATTCCCTATGGTACTTATGGAAAGCCAGATCAGGAGAGAACGAATGTTCATGAGCATAGAAAAGGGCATTGGCATGAAGTTTTTGGTCGAAATGCGCCTTTGCACGTTGAACTTGGAACAGGTAAGGGGAAGTTCATCACCCAGTTGGCAGAAGAAAATCCAGAAATTAATTTTATTGGAATTGAGGCCCAACAAGATGTTTTATACTATGCGGCCCTAAAGGCAAGGGAAAAGAACCTTACTAATGTTCGGTTGCTTGTTTTTGATATTAACCAAGTATTAGATATTTTCGCTCCAGGTGAGGTAGATCGATTCTATATTAACTTTTGTGATCCATGGCCTAAGGCGCGGCATGCTAGACGACGTTTAACCCATGCCAACTTCCTGGACAAGTATCGCCTACTACTAGCAAAGGGCGGAGAAATATTCTTTAAGACCGATAATAGGCCTCTATTTGATTTTTCATTAGAGCAGTTTGCAGCTTGTAATTTAGAAGTAAACCAAGTAACTTTTGATTTGCATAAGAGTGATTATCAAGGAAATGTAATGACAGAATATGAGACGAAATTTAGTGGCATGGGTACAAGTATTAATCGGTGTGAGATAAAATTTCCATAGAAAATATTGTTTTTAAAAAATTTTTATAACAGAAATCAAAGTTGCGGCATAGAATGTAACAAATGTAGTGGGAGCAAAAAGGGAGTGTTGC
This window encodes:
- the trmB gene encoding tRNA (guanosine(46)-N7)-methyltransferase TrmB, encoding MRLRRKPWVDAALEEYKDIVVIKEIPYGTYGKPDQERTNVHEHRKGHWHEVFGRNAPLHVELGTGKGKFITQLAEENPEINFIGIEAQQDVLYYAALKAREKNLTNVRLLVFDINQVLDIFAPGEVDRFYINFCDPWPKARHARRRLTHANFLDKYRLLLAKGGEIFFKTDNRPLFDFSLEQFAACNLEVNQVTFDLHKSDYQGNVMTEYETKFSGMGTSINRCEIKFP